A genomic region of Stenotrophomonas sp. NA06056 contains the following coding sequences:
- a CDS encoding EamA/RhaT family transporter — translation MLYLSLAVICSVLVSVLLKLAGRRQLDVAQMVTWNYLVAATMTAVVLQPPLDALRAPHAPWVSLLALAVVLPSIFLVLGRAVAVAGIVRSDVAQRLSLLLSLAAAFLFFGQTATSWKLLGLGLGLLAMVAISLRPRGPAVATSASGWGWLLGVWAGFAVVDVLLKQVALSGTPSMAAVLASFSVAFVLMLALQLWRHFSGRSRLAWRNLGAGALLGLLNGGNILFYVHAHQSMPDSPATVFAGMNIGVVVLGALVGVFAFGEATTKWNRAGLALAVLAIGLIAWG, via the coding sequence ATGCTCTACCTGTCCCTGGCCGTGATCTGCAGTGTGCTGGTTTCGGTGTTGTTGAAGCTGGCTGGCCGTCGCCAGCTGGATGTTGCGCAGATGGTGACCTGGAACTATCTGGTCGCCGCGACGATGACGGCGGTGGTGCTGCAGCCGCCGCTGGATGCCTTGCGCGCTCCGCACGCACCGTGGGTTTCGCTGCTGGCGCTGGCGGTGGTGCTGCCCTCGATCTTCCTGGTGCTCGGTCGCGCAGTAGCGGTAGCCGGCATCGTCCGCAGTGATGTGGCGCAGCGCCTGTCGCTGCTGCTGTCGCTGGCGGCGGCCTTCCTGTTCTTCGGCCAGACCGCCACATCGTGGAAGCTGCTCGGGCTGGGCCTGGGCCTGCTGGCGATGGTTGCGATCAGCCTGCGTCCACGCGGTCCCGCAGTAGCCACTTCAGCCAGCGGCTGGGGCTGGTTGCTGGGCGTATGGGCCGGCTTTGCAGTGGTGGATGTGCTGTTGAAGCAGGTGGCACTGTCAGGCACGCCGTCGATGGCGGCCGTGCTGGCCAGTTTCAGCGTGGCCTTCGTACTGATGCTGGCGCTGCAGCTGTGGCGCCATTTCAGTGGCCGCAGCCGACTGGCCTGGCGCAACCTCGGCGCGGGCGCACTGCTGGGCCTGCTCAACGGCGGCAACATCCTCTTTTATGTACATGCGCACCAGTCGATGCCGGACAGTCCGGCCACCGTGTTCGCCGGCATGAACATCGGCGTGGTGGTGCTGGGTGCGCTGGTGGGCGTGTTCGCCTTCGGCGAGGCGACCACGAAGTGGAACCGCGCCGGTCTGGCGCTGGCGGTGCTGGCGATCGGGTTGATCGCTTGGGGGTGA
- a CDS encoding isovaleryl-CoA dehydrogenase — translation MHVPSLNFDLGEDIDLLRQSVAHFAAAEIAPLAAEADATNQFPLALWPKLGEQGLLGLTVEEEYGGTGMGYLAHVVAMEEVSRASGGIGLSYGAHSNLCVNQLRKNGTESQKQRFLPDLCSGARIGALAMSEPGAGSDVVSMKLRADKRGDRYVLNGNKMWITNGPDADVLVVYAKTDVEAGAKGITAFLVEKGMKGFSTAQKLDKLGMRSSPTCELVFQDCEIPEENVLGAVGGGVRVLMSGLDYERVVLSGGPLGLMAAAMDVVMPYVHERHQFGEPIGSFQLIQAKIADMYVGLGACRAYVYAVARACDQGRTTRQDAAGAILYAAEKATWLTGQAIQILGGNGYINEYPTGRLWRDAKLYEIGAGTSEIRRMLIGRELFQRTL, via the coding sequence ATGCACGTGCCATCCCTGAACTTCGACCTCGGCGAAGATATCGACCTGCTGCGCCAGAGCGTGGCCCATTTTGCCGCTGCCGAGATCGCGCCGCTGGCGGCCGAGGCCGATGCGACCAACCAGTTCCCGTTGGCACTATGGCCCAAGCTGGGCGAGCAGGGCCTGCTGGGCCTGACCGTTGAAGAAGAATACGGCGGCACCGGCATGGGCTACCTGGCCCACGTGGTGGCGATGGAAGAAGTCTCGCGCGCGTCCGGTGGCATCGGCCTGTCCTACGGCGCGCACTCGAACCTGTGCGTGAACCAACTGCGCAAGAACGGTACCGAATCGCAGAAGCAGCGCTTCCTGCCGGACCTGTGCAGCGGCGCCAGGATCGGTGCGCTGGCGATGAGCGAACCGGGTGCGGGTTCGGACGTGGTGTCGATGAAGCTGCGCGCGGACAAGCGCGGCGACCGCTACGTGCTCAACGGCAACAAGATGTGGATCACCAACGGCCCCGACGCCGACGTGCTGGTGGTGTACGCCAAGACCGATGTCGAGGCCGGTGCCAAGGGCATCACCGCCTTCCTGGTCGAGAAGGGCATGAAGGGTTTCTCCACCGCGCAGAAGCTGGACAAGCTGGGCATGCGCTCCTCGCCCACCTGCGAACTGGTGTTCCAGGACTGTGAGATTCCCGAAGAGAACGTGCTGGGCGCGGTCGGTGGCGGCGTGCGCGTGCTGATGTCCGGCCTGGACTACGAGCGCGTGGTGCTGTCCGGCGGCCCGCTGGGCCTGATGGCTGCAGCGATGGACGTGGTGATGCCGTACGTGCACGAACGCCACCAGTTCGGTGAGCCGATCGGCAGCTTCCAGCTGATCCAGGCCAAGATCGCCGACATGTACGTGGGCCTGGGCGCCTGCCGCGCCTATGTATATGCCGTGGCGCGCGCCTGCGACCAGGGCCGCACCACCCGCCAGGATGCCGCTGGCGCGATCCTCTACGCCGCCGAGAAGGCAACGTGGCTGACCGGCCAGGCGATCCAGATCCTCGGCGGCAACGGCTACATCAACGAATACCCGACCGGCCGCTTGTGGCGCGATGCCAAGCTGTATGAAATCGGCGCCGGCACTTCGGAGATCCGCCGCATGCTGATCGGCCGCGAACTGTTCCAGCGCACTCTGTAA
- the zapE gene encoding cell division protein ZapE, producing MSEVELTPTQRYAAGVERGDWQNDPAQHAALAELDRIHLALVDSAEDGWLDRLSSFWKKPEPVKGLYFWGGVGRGKTFLVDLFYDGLPIKQKYRTHFHRFMRSVHERLREHQGQSDPLAKIAQEWRSNLRVLVLDEFFVTDIGDAMLLARLLERMFAEGVTLVTTSNTAVENLYLNGLQRESFLPAIGLLQRYCVELYAEGTEDYRMRALTRSPVYRAPLAADSDAWLATRWGELSGGQPAKAGNIEIESRKIPVRARGKSIAWFDFAALCEGPRGPSDYIEIAHEFNTVLLGGIPAFDRLNEDAARRFVNLIDELYDRHVNLVCTASTSPVELYTGTRLQGAFERTASRLIEMQSAEYLGTPHRA from the coding sequence ATGAGCGAGGTGGAACTGACCCCGACGCAGCGCTACGCGGCCGGGGTGGAACGTGGCGATTGGCAGAACGACCCGGCCCAGCACGCGGCGTTGGCCGAGCTGGACCGGATCCACCTGGCGCTGGTGGACAGTGCCGAGGACGGCTGGCTGGACCGCCTGTCCTCGTTCTGGAAGAAGCCCGAGCCGGTCAAGGGCCTGTACTTCTGGGGCGGCGTCGGCCGCGGCAAGACCTTCCTGGTCGATCTGTTCTACGACGGCCTGCCGATCAAGCAGAAGTACCGCACCCACTTCCATCGCTTCATGCGCAGCGTCCACGAGCGCCTGCGCGAGCACCAGGGCCAGAGCGACCCGCTGGCGAAGATCGCCCAGGAATGGCGCAGCAACCTGCGCGTGCTGGTGCTGGACGAATTCTTCGTCACCGACATCGGCGATGCCATGCTGCTGGCGCGCCTGCTGGAGCGGATGTTCGCCGAGGGCGTGACCCTGGTCACCACCTCCAACACGGCGGTGGAAAACCTGTACCTCAACGGCCTGCAGCGCGAGAGCTTCTTGCCGGCCATCGGCCTGCTGCAGCGCTACTGCGTGGAACTGTACGCCGAGGGCACCGAGGACTACCGCATGCGAGCGCTGACCCGCTCGCCGGTGTACCGCGCGCCGCTGGCCGCCGACAGTGACGCCTGGTTGGCCACGCGTTGGGGCGAACTGAGCGGTGGCCAACCGGCCAAGGCGGGCAACATCGAGATCGAGAGCCGCAAGATCCCGGTGCGCGCGCGCGGCAAGAGCATCGCCTGGTTCGACTTCGCCGCCCTGTGTGAGGGTCCGCGTGGGCCCTCGGATTACATCGAGATTGCGCACGAGTTCAACACCGTGCTGCTGGGCGGCATTCCGGCCTTTGATCGCCTTAATGAAGATGCCGCGCGCCGCTTCGTCAACCTGATCGACGAGCTGTACGACCGCCACGTCAACCTGGTCTGCACCGCCAGCACCTCGCCGGTCGAGCTGTACACCGGTACCCGCCTGCAGGGCGCGTTCGAGCGCACCGCCTCGCGCCTGATCGAAATGCAGAGCGCCGAGTACCTGGGGACCCCGCACCGCGCGTGA
- a CDS encoding TetR/AcrR family transcriptional regulator, with translation MAYKRSALMEERLAEARERILLATRALVAAGGWRNAPVTAVATQAGMSTGLIYRHFPSKADLFVEVLNAAVAHEVAIMERIAGEPGPVGERLRLAITAFVRRALAGPGLAHAFIVEPVDPDVEAERMRGRRAFGDVFLRLLEEGVATGELPAQDIHAAAACLVGAFTEAMVGPTAPSREAHRDEGALVEAICSFCLRAVGAPVDR, from the coding sequence ATGGCCTATAAACGCTCAGCTTTGATGGAAGAACGCCTGGCCGAGGCGCGTGAACGGATCCTGCTGGCCACCCGTGCGCTGGTGGCCGCTGGCGGCTGGCGCAACGCCCCGGTGACCGCCGTGGCCACCCAGGCCGGTATGTCCACCGGGCTGATCTACCGCCATTTCCCGTCCAAGGCCGACCTGTTCGTGGAAGTGCTGAACGCGGCCGTGGCCCACGAAGTGGCGATCATGGAGCGCATTGCCGGCGAGCCGGGGCCGGTGGGCGAACGCCTGCGCCTGGCCATTACCGCCTTCGTGCGCCGTGCCCTGGCCGGGCCGGGGCTGGCCCATGCGTTCATCGTTGAACCGGTGGACCCGGACGTGGAAGCCGAGCGCATGCGCGGGCGCCGTGCCTTCGGCGACGTGTTCCTGCGCCTGTTGGAAGAAGGTGTGGCCACCGGCGAACTACCGGCCCAGGACATCCATGCCGCCGCTGCCTGCCTGGTGGGCGCCTTCACCGAAGCGATGGTCGGACCGACCGCGCCCAGCCGCGAAGCGCATCGCGACGAAGGTGCGCTGGTCGAGGCGATCTGCAGCTTCTGCCTGCGGGCTGTTGGCGCCCCCGTAGATCGGTAG
- a CDS encoding ribonucleotide-diphosphate reductase subunit beta, whose product MADKPKQMLLDPGFELTLRPMRYPQFYDMYRNAIKNTWTVEEINFQIDISDLHSKMSPGERHLIHRLVAFFATGDSIVSNNLVLNLYQHLNAPEARMYLSRQLYEEALHVQFYLTLLDNYLPDPDERVKAFAAVENIDSIKKKADFCFKWIDSIQDLKRIETREERRQFLLNQICFAACIEGLFFFAAFAYVYYFRSRGLLNGLASGTNWVFRDESAHMEFAFECVDVIREEEPDLFDDKMKQDVYDMLAEAIECEVQFAEDVLSGGVAGISTRDMRQYLQHCADNHFHRLGMERKYNVRNPLSFMELQDVQELTNFFERRASAYQVGVKGEVAFDMNF is encoded by the coding sequence ATGGCCGACAAGCCCAAGCAGATGCTGCTCGATCCCGGTTTTGAACTGACCCTGCGCCCGATGCGCTACCCGCAGTTCTATGACATGTACCGGAACGCGATCAAGAACACCTGGACGGTGGAAGAGATCAACTTCCAGATCGACATCAGCGACCTGCACAGCAAGATGTCGCCGGGCGAGCGTCACCTGATCCACCGCCTGGTCGCGTTCTTCGCCACCGGCGATTCGATCGTGTCCAACAACCTGGTGCTGAACCTGTACCAGCACCTGAACGCGCCCGAAGCACGCATGTACCTGTCGCGCCAGCTGTATGAAGAAGCGCTGCACGTGCAGTTCTACCTGACGCTGCTGGACAACTACCTGCCGGATCCGGACGAGCGCGTCAAAGCCTTCGCCGCGGTGGAGAACATCGACTCGATCAAGAAGAAGGCCGATTTCTGCTTCAAGTGGATCGACTCGATCCAGGACCTGAAGCGTATCGAGACCCGCGAAGAGCGCCGCCAGTTCCTGCTCAACCAGATCTGCTTCGCTGCGTGCATCGAAGGCCTGTTCTTCTTCGCCGCCTTCGCCTACGTGTACTACTTCCGTTCGCGCGGTCTGCTGAACGGTCTGGCCTCGGGCACCAACTGGGTGTTCCGCGATGAAAGCGCGCACATGGAATTCGCCTTCGAGTGCGTGGACGTGATCCGCGAGGAAGAGCCGGACCTGTTCGACGACAAGATGAAGCAGGATGTCTACGACATGCTGGCCGAAGCCATCGAGTGTGAAGTGCAGTTCGCCGAAGACGTGCTGTCCGGTGGCGTGGCAGGCATTTCCACCCGTGACATGCGCCAGTACCTGCAGCACTGCGCCGACAACCATTTCCATCGCCTGGGCATGGAGCGCAAGTACAACGTGCGCAACCCGCTGAGCTTCATGGAACTGCAGGACGTGCAGGAGCTGACCAACTTCTTCGAACGCCGCGCCTCGGCCTACCAGGTGGGCGTGAAGGGCGAAGTCGCCTTCGACATGAACTTCTGA
- a CDS encoding LysE family translocator, which produces MPATSDLLAFALVSLAMVLTPGPNMIYVISRSICQGRVAGLISLGGVALGFVFYMLCAALGITALLMTVPFAYDALRIGGALYLLYLAWQAVKPGGRSPFAVRDLPVDGPRKLFAMGFLTNVLNPKVAVMYLSLLPQFLHPDSEGSVLMQSLVLGFTQIAVSVSVNGMIALMAGSIAGFLAARPTWQAVQRWFMGTVLAGLAVRMAMDGRR; this is translated from the coding sequence ATGCCCGCCACGTCCGACCTGCTGGCCTTCGCCCTCGTCTCGCTGGCCATGGTGCTGACACCCGGGCCGAACATGATCTACGTGATCTCGCGCTCGATCTGCCAGGGCCGCGTGGCCGGGCTGATCTCGCTGGGTGGGGTGGCGCTGGGCTTTGTGTTCTACATGCTGTGCGCGGCGCTGGGCATCACCGCGCTGTTGATGACGGTGCCGTTCGCCTACGACGCGCTGCGCATCGGCGGTGCGCTGTACCTGCTGTACCTGGCCTGGCAGGCGGTGAAGCCGGGCGGCCGCTCGCCGTTCGCGGTGCGTGACCTGCCGGTGGACGGCCCGCGCAAGCTGTTCGCGATGGGTTTCCTGACCAATGTGCTGAACCCCAAGGTCGCGGTGATGTATCTGTCCCTGCTGCCGCAGTTCCTGCACCCGGACAGCGAAGGCAGCGTATTGATGCAGTCACTGGTGCTGGGCTTCACCCAGATCGCGGTGAGTGTGAGCGTGAACGGCATGATCGCGCTGATGGCCGGCAGCATCGCCGGCTTCCTGGCGGCCCGTCCCACCTGGCAGGCGGTGCAGCGGTGGTTCATGGGCACGGTGCTGGCCGGGTTGGCCGTGCGCATGGCGATGGATGGACGGCGATAG
- a CDS encoding ExeM/NucH family extracellular endonuclease, which produces MRRRSLALALSLLLPASAFAQAQPQTAPTSAPAPRSPATVTLAAAPADWRALDGQHVRIAAPLTLAGTDGLERFGQLTVAFDGRLWQPTEVAVPGSPAIEQVMADNQRRRLLLDDGSDARDPASVAYLPGNPVLRTGMQLRNVEGTVRVDAQGRPSLQVDGTLTLPELQRPAVPSVPGSLHIAAFNLENFFNGDGQGGGFPTLRGARTLDEHKAQVGKLVATVNALGADIAALMELENDGYGPQSAIAELVDALNAGLAADKQWAFVDAGQGPGSNPIRVGIIYRRSEFKPLGKPLTKLDGPFVEHSRAPLAQAFQGKGAPFMVVANHFKSKGCRDAGGADADRNDGQGCWNATRVESAKQLNSWVQAEATRLKVKDVVLMGDFNAYAMEDPIRTLHDLGWQDAFKVANVEQPYSYVYNGYTGRLDHALLSPTMAKRLRGAAEWHSNADEQDASGYQGRNVQGPWRSSDHDPLLLGFDK; this is translated from the coding sequence ATGCGTCGCCGTTCCCTCGCCCTTGCCCTGTCCCTGCTGCTGCCGGCATCCGCTTTCGCCCAGGCCCAGCCGCAGACTGCGCCGACCTCGGCGCCCGCGCCGCGCAGCCCGGCCACCGTCACCCTGGCCGCCGCGCCGGCCGATTGGCGAGCATTGGATGGCCAGCATGTGCGCATCGCCGCGCCGCTCACCCTGGCCGGCACCGATGGCCTGGAACGATTCGGCCAGCTCACCGTCGCCTTCGATGGCCGCCTCTGGCAACCGACCGAAGTGGCGGTGCCCGGCAGCCCCGCTATCGAACAGGTGATGGCTGACAACCAGCGCCGACGCCTGCTGCTGGACGATGGCAGCGATGCGCGTGACCCGGCCAGCGTCGCCTACCTGCCGGGCAACCCGGTGCTGCGTACCGGCATGCAGCTGCGCAATGTGGAAGGCACCGTGCGCGTGGATGCGCAGGGCCGCCCCAGCCTGCAGGTCGACGGCACATTGACGCTGCCGGAACTGCAGCGGCCAGCTGTTCCCAGCGTGCCCGGCAGCCTGCATATCGCCGCCTTCAACCTGGAGAACTTCTTCAACGGTGACGGCCAGGGCGGCGGATTCCCGACCCTGCGCGGCGCACGCACGCTGGACGAGCACAAGGCGCAGGTCGGCAAGCTGGTCGCCACCGTCAACGCGCTGGGCGCCGACATCGCCGCGCTGATGGAACTGGAGAACGACGGCTACGGCCCGCAGTCGGCCATCGCCGAACTGGTGGACGCACTCAACGCCGGCCTCGCGGCGGACAAGCAGTGGGCGTTCGTTGATGCCGGGCAAGGCCCCGGCAGCAATCCGATCCGCGTCGGCATCATCTACCGCAGGAGCGAATTCAAACCGCTCGGCAAGCCGCTGACCAAGCTCGACGGCCCCTTCGTCGAACACAGCCGTGCACCGCTGGCACAGGCGTTCCAGGGCAAGGGCGCACCGTTCATGGTGGTCGCCAACCATTTCAAGTCGAAGGGTTGCCGCGATGCTGGTGGCGCAGATGCGGACCGCAATGACGGGCAGGGCTGCTGGAACGCCACCCGTGTGGAATCGGCCAAGCAGCTCAACAGCTGGGTGCAGGCTGAAGCTACGCGCCTGAAGGTGAAGGACGTAGTGCTGATGGGCGACTTCAACGCCTACGCCATGGAAGATCCGATCCGCACCCTGCATGACCTGGGCTGGCAGGATGCGTTCAAGGTGGCCAATGTCGAACAGCCCTACAGCTACGTCTACAACGGCTATACCGGCCGCCTCGATCACGCGCTGCTCAGCCCGACGATGGCCAAGCGCCTGCGTGGCGCTGCCGAGTGGCACAGCAACGCCGACGAGCAGGACGCCAGCGGCTACCAGGGCCGCAACGTACAGGGCCCGTGGCGCAGCTCCGACCACGACCCGCTGCTGCTGGGCTTCGACAAATAA
- a CDS encoding c-type cytochrome: protein MRNYDLEFLKRFSMVIALLMAITLGLILLAAFIHTRIPPEVSPTAAKRTEQRISPTGAVYAGSTGAAAQAAAHAAALAKAASQVAYGGTKDGKVIFDNLCTACHTTGVGMAPTLDHSHWDKRLAQGKDTLYKHAIEGYTGPDGGIMPPKGGNPALTEEQIHATVDWMLGNLK, encoded by the coding sequence GTGCGGAATTACGATCTGGAGTTCCTGAAACGCTTCTCCATGGTGATCGCGCTGTTGATGGCCATCACCCTCGGTCTGATCCTCCTGGCCGCGTTCATCCACACCCGGATTCCGCCCGAGGTGTCGCCCACTGCCGCCAAACGCACCGAACAGCGCATTTCGCCCACCGGCGCGGTGTACGCCGGCAGTACCGGCGCGGCCGCGCAGGCTGCAGCGCATGCCGCCGCGCTGGCCAAGGCTGCCTCGCAGGTGGCCTACGGCGGTACCAAGGACGGCAAGGTGATCTTCGACAACCTGTGCACCGCCTGCCATACCACCGGCGTGGGCATGGCGCCGACGCTGGACCACTCGCACTGGGACAAGCGCCTGGCGCAGGGCAAGGACACCCTCTACAAGCACGCCATCGAGGGCTACACCGGCCCCGACGGCGGCATCATGCCGCCCAAGGGCGGCAACCCGGCGCTCACCGAAGAGCAGATCCACGCCACCGTGGACTGGATGCTGGGCAATCTGAAATAA
- a CDS encoding CocE/NonD family hydrolase yields the protein MHKPSFPVAPGETACLVLDGPAGPLEVVVDLPKADASVQPIVAIICHPLSTEGGTLHNKVVTMTATTLRELGIATVRFNFRSVGGSAGEFDHGVGEQEDLKAVTAWVRQQRPDDRLWLAGFSFGALVSLKAAAELQPEALISIAPPAGRWDFGGITPPARWLVIQGEQDEIVDPQAVYQWLDTLDAPHELVRMPDTSHFFHRKLIDLRGALTHGVKHWLGTAA from the coding sequence ATGCACAAGCCCTCGTTCCCCGTCGCCCCCGGCGAAACCGCCTGCCTCGTACTGGACGGCCCGGCCGGCCCGCTGGAAGTGGTCGTCGACCTGCCCAAGGCCGATGCATCGGTGCAGCCCATCGTGGCCATCATCTGCCACCCGCTGTCCACCGAAGGCGGCACCCTGCACAACAAGGTGGTCACCATGACCGCCACCACCCTGCGCGAGCTGGGCATTGCCACGGTGCGCTTCAACTTCCGCAGCGTCGGCGGTTCTGCCGGTGAATTCGACCATGGCGTCGGTGAGCAGGAGGACCTGAAGGCTGTCACCGCCTGGGTCCGCCAGCAGCGCCCCGACGACCGCCTGTGGCTGGCCGGCTTCAGCTTCGGCGCACTCGTTTCGTTGAAGGCCGCCGCCGAGCTGCAGCCCGAAGCGCTGATCTCGATCGCGCCGCCGGCAGGCCGCTGGGACTTCGGCGGCATCACGCCGCCGGCCCGCTGGCTGGTGATCCAGGGTGAGCAGGATGAAATCGTCGACCCGCAGGCTGTGTACCAGTGGCTGGACACCCTTGACGCGCCGCATGAGCTGGTGCGCATGCCCGACACCAGCCACTTCTTCCACCGCAAGCTGATCGACCTGCGCGGCGCGCTCACCCACGGCGTCAAGCACTGGCTGGGCACGGCGGCATGA
- a CDS encoding ribonucleoside-diphosphate reductase subunit alpha, whose protein sequence is MTTETSATIEKESEFLLTSPPTSNAMSVTKRNGTTELVDLNKIVRAVQRSSEGLHAVDPMRVATRTISGLYNGATTQELDELSIRTAALLIGEEPEYGRLAARLLANFIAKEVSNQEIHAFSQSVGRGHEVGLINDRLLNFVQTNARKLNDAIDISLDLNFDYFGLRTLYDRYLLRHPHTRKVIETPQQFFLRIASALSEDVPETLALYKRMGNLDYLPSSPTLFNSGTTHEQLSSCFLLDSPQDSLESIYSKYGDIAQLSKFSGGIGVSYTRVRSRGSLIKSTNGHSNGIVPWLKTMDSSVAAVNQGGKRKGAACVYLETWHADIEDFLELRDNTGDESRRAHNLNLANWIPDLFMKRVESDQEWSLFDPRVVPEFTDLFGEAFEAAYLQAEAQGKANRTISARKLYSRMMRTLAETGNGWMTFKDKCNRASNQTLRAGNVIHLSNLCTEILEVTSAEETAVCNLGSINLGNHFDGNGEFDFDKLADTVRLAVRQLDRVIDLNFYPIESARRGNLRWRPVGLGCMGLQDVFFRKRLPFDSAEARALSKKIAETIYFHALETSVELAQERGKHPSFADTRAASGELQFDAWNVVPEDAARWDALRERIKEHGLRNSLMIAIAPTATIASIAGCYECVEPQVSNLFKRETLSGDFLQVNRYLVNELKKLGHWTPEMRDAIKLADGSIQALTQIPETLRHVYRTAWELPMRSLIDMAADRGAFIDQSASLNLFMESPSIGAMSSMYMYAWKQGIKTTYYLRSRPATKIAKTTVSHTATAAPEKVFSPEEAIACSLENPEACEACQ, encoded by the coding sequence GTGACCACCGAGACCAGCGCCACCATCGAGAAGGAAAGCGAGTTCCTGTTGACGTCGCCGCCGACGTCCAACGCGATGAGTGTGACCAAGCGCAATGGCACGACCGAACTGGTGGATCTGAACAAGATCGTCCGCGCGGTGCAGCGTTCCTCTGAGGGCCTGCACGCCGTCGATCCGATGCGTGTGGCCACCCGTACCATTTCCGGCCTGTACAACGGCGCCACCACCCAGGAGCTGGACGAGCTGTCCATCCGCACCGCGGCGCTGCTGATCGGCGAAGAACCCGAGTACGGCCGCCTGGCCGCGCGCCTGCTGGCCAACTTCATCGCCAAGGAAGTGTCCAACCAGGAAATCCACGCGTTCTCGCAGTCGGTGGGCCGTGGCCATGAAGTGGGCCTGATCAACGATCGCCTGCTGAACTTCGTGCAGACCAACGCACGCAAGCTCAACGATGCCATCGACATCTCGCTGGACCTGAACTTCGATTACTTCGGCCTGCGTACCCTGTACGACCGCTACCTGCTGCGCCACCCGCACACCCGCAAGGTGATCGAGACCCCGCAGCAGTTCTTCCTGCGCATCGCCAGCGCGCTGAGCGAGGACGTGCCGGAAACCCTGGCGCTGTACAAGCGCATGGGCAACCTGGACTACCTGCCGTCCAGCCCGACCCTGTTCAACTCCGGCACCACCCACGAGCAGCTGTCCTCGTGCTTCCTGCTGGACTCGCCGCAGGATTCGCTGGAATCGATCTACTCCAAGTACGGCGACATCGCCCAGCTGTCCAAGTTCTCCGGCGGCATCGGCGTCAGCTACACCCGCGTGCGTTCGCGTGGCTCGCTGATCAAGTCGACCAACGGTCACTCCAACGGCATCGTGCCGTGGCTGAAGACCATGGATTCGTCGGTGGCTGCGGTGAACCAGGGCGGCAAGCGCAAGGGCGCGGCCTGCGTGTACCTGGAAACCTGGCACGCCGATATCGAGGACTTCCTCGAGCTGCGTGACAACACCGGCGACGAATCGCGCCGTGCGCACAACCTGAACCTGGCCAACTGGATCCCGGACCTGTTCATGAAGCGTGTCGAGTCGGACCAGGAATGGTCGCTGTTCGATCCGCGCGTGGTGCCCGAATTCACCGACCTGTTCGGCGAAGCCTTCGAGGCCGCCTACCTGCAGGCCGAAGCACAGGGCAAGGCCAACCGCACCATCTCCGCACGCAAGCTGTACTCGCGGATGATGCGCACCCTTGCCGAGACCGGCAACGGCTGGATGACCTTCAAGGACAAGTGCAACCGCGCCAGCAACCAGACCCTGCGCGCCGGCAACGTGATCCACCTGTCCAACCTGTGCACCGAAATCCTGGAAGTCACCTCGGCTGAAGAGACCGCGGTGTGCAACCTGGGTTCGATCAACCTGGGCAACCACTTCGACGGCAACGGCGAGTTCGATTTCGACAAGCTGGCCGACACCGTGCGCCTGGCCGTGCGCCAGCTGGACCGCGTGATCGACCTGAACTTCTACCCGATCGAATCGGCACGCCGCGGCAACCTGCGCTGGCGCCCGGTCGGCCTGGGCTGCATGGGCCTGCAGGACGTCTTCTTCCGCAAGCGCCTGCCGTTCGATAGCGCCGAAGCCCGCGCGCTGTCGAAGAAGATTGCCGAGACCATCTACTTCCACGCGCTGGAAACCTCGGTGGAACTGGCCCAGGAACGCGGCAAGCACCCGTCCTTCGCCGACACCCGTGCGGCAAGCGGTGAGCTGCAGTTCGATGCCTGGAACGTGGTGCCGGAAGATGCCGCGCGCTGGGATGCCCTGCGTGAGCGCATCAAGGAACACGGCCTGCGCAACTCGCTGATGATCGCGATTGCCCCGACCGCCACCATCGCCTCCATCGCCGGCTGCTACGAGTGCGTGGAACCGCAGGTGTCCAACCTGTTCAAGCGCGAGACCCTGTCCGGTGACTTCCTGCAGGTCAACCGCTACCTGGTGAACGAGCTGAAGAAGCTGGGCCACTGGACCCCGGAAATGCGCGATGCGATCAAGCTGGCCGACGGCTCGATCCAGGCCCTCACCCAGATTCCGGAAACGCTGCGCCACGTCTACCGCACCGCATGGGAACTGCCGATGCGTTCGCTGATCGACATGGCCGCCGACCGTGGTGCCTTCATCGACCAGTCCGCCTCGCTCAACCTGTTCATGGAAAGCCCGAGCATCGGCGCGATGTCGTCCATGTATATGTACGCCTGGAAGCAGGGCATCAAGACCACCTACTACCTGCGTTCGCGTCCGGCCACCAAGATCGCCAAGACCACCGTCAGCCACACCGCCACCGCAGCGCCGGAAAAGGTGTTCAGCCCGGAAGAGGCCATCGCCTGCTCGCTGGAGAACCCGGAAGCCTGCGAGGCCTGCCAGTAA